GCATGGCCGATTCGGCCGAGTCGCGAAGCGTTTCGGACGGGTCGCGGACGTTGAAGAGGAAGGCCTTGGGATCCTTTATGCGGTACTGGACGATGAAATCGAGATCCACGATGTTACCGTCCGACGTGAGCATGCGGGATTCTTCGGTCACCTGCCGATAACGCGCCGGGGGCCCCACGTCTATCGTCCTGAAGCCCACTTCTTCCTTGAGCACCACCGTCACCGGCGGCTTGAGAACAGTCTCTACGGGCCACGGCAGGTGCCAGTGGAGGCCCGGCCCTGTGGTGGCCGTCACCTTGCCGAAACGAAGCACTACACCTGCCTCGCTTGGGTTGACCTGGTACACGCCGGTGGCGAGCCACAAGGCCAGCAGCAAGCCAACTCCGGCCAGTCCCAGCGCGCCGCCGAAGCGTCCCCGCAGCTTGGCCACCAGCTGGGCCAGCAGTTCCTCGGGTGTCGGCGGCCTCTGCCCGCCGCCGTTTCCAAATGGTGATCCGTATCCGTTGGACATCTTACACGGGTACCCTTGCAGCGCGCAGGAGTGGTGTCAATGCCAAGCCCACGATGGGTCGCGCCGTGCTATAGATCCAGCACTGGGGCAAGATGGTTCCGCTGCGATGATTGCCCCGCCCGCTACTACCCTGCCCGTGATTGCAACGCTGACCGCTTCGGTGCTCATCGCCGCTGCCGCCCTGGCGTGGTACCGGCCGCGCAGCGTCGTCGATCACCCCCTCCTGGTACTGGCCGTACCGCTGCTGCTCTCGCTGCTATCGATGGCAGCGCTGGTGGACCCCGCCGGCCCCTCGCTGCGCATGCGCCTGGACCCGAGCGAAGAGCCCATGCTTGCTCCCGACGACCCGGGGCTGGCGCCCTACCACCGGGCCACCGCTAATTTTGGGGACGACAACGTCTACGTGGTGGCCGTGGAGACAGCCGAGGTCTTCAACACCGAGTTCCTGCTCGCCATGCAGACGGCCAGCAACCGGCTACGACGGCTCAAGGGCGTGCGCAACGTGGACAGCCTGGTGACCACCACTCACTACGGTTACGACAACGACATCGACACCGTGCTGGTGCGCCGGCTGATAGACCGGGTGCCCGAAGACCTCGACGCCATGGCCGCGCTCCGGGAGCGCGCGCTGTCGGACAGGGTTTATCCGCGCAGCATCGTTTCGGCCGATGGGCGCACCGCAGCGTTGAACATCTCCTTTGCCAGCATGAGTGACGGCGACTTCGTGCAATCAGGACTCGACGAAAGTATACGGGCCATCGCCATCGAGGAATTTCCCGCACCCGCGAGCGTGTACGTCACCGGTCGCCAGCACGTCAAGACACGGGCCCATCACATCATGGTCGGCGATCTGTCGTGGCTCATCCCACTGGCCATGACCGTGGGCGCGTTCGTAGGGTGGCTGGTGACCGGCAGTCTTCGCGCGGGTTTCATCCCGGTGGGCGCCAGCGTGCTGGCCACCCTGTGGGTCTTTGCCACGTTGGCGGCGCTGGGCAGACCGCTCAACATGATCACTCTCGTCCTGGGCCCCGTACTCATCTGCGTGGGCGCGGTCTACGGCATACACATACTGGCGCGCTACGAAGCACTGGTCGACGAGGGCATGAACGCGCGCGACGCAGCCCTGGGCTCGCTCAAGGACACCGCCGCTCCCACGCTCATGGCCGGGGCCACCACGGTGGCGGGTTTTGCCTCGCTTGCCGGGTCCGACATCCCTGCCACGCAAGAGCTGGGCCTGCTGGCCGCCACCGGCGTGGCCTGGGCCACCGTGTCTTCACTGTGTTCCATCCCCGCCCTGCTTTCCCTGCTGCCGCCACGGGGCAGCCGTAGACAAACGAGCGTGGGACTGCGTGCGAACGCCCTCCTGCGGCGCCTGCTCGATTTGATCGCGGGCCTTTGTACGCGCCGTCCCCTGCCCATCCTGGCTGCCTGGGCACTTGTAGCCGTGGTATCGGCCGGACTGCTGCCGCGCATCGTGGTCGACACCGACTACCTGACCTTTTTTGACCCCGCCTCCAAGGTGAGAACAGACTTTGCGGCAGTCGGTCGACTGCTCACCGGCGCGTCGCCGGTTTACGTGGCCCTGCACGGTGGGCGGGAGGGAGCCTTTCGCGAACCCGGCACGCTGCGCGCGCTTGAACGTCTGCAGGCCGAGGTCGATCGCGTACCCGGTGTGAGGGCCACCACGACCATCGTAGATTTCATCGCCCCGCTTAACCGCGCGATGGAAAGAGGCGATCCCTCGGCAGAGCGCGTACCCGACAGCAAGGCCGGCGTGGCCGAGCTCATGTTCATGCTGCCGCGCAACCGAGTACGGGGCCTCGTCAACAGCAACCACAGCAGCGCCAACCTGCTGGTGCGCAGCTCGGCTACGGGTTCGGCCGCTGTCCGGCAACTCGAAGACGACCTCAAGGTGGCAATAACCCGGGCCGGGCTCCCCGCCGGGATGGAAGCCAACGTCACTGGCAACACTATCTTACTGAACCACGGCGCCGACAGCCTCGCGCGTACGCAGACCACCATCGTTGCCTTCGCGGCGCTGGCTATCTTTGTGCTCATGGCCAGGTTCTTCCGTTCGGCGGGCGCCGGTCTGCTCGCGATGATACCCAACCTCGTACCCGTACTGGTTTTCTTCGGTCTGCTGGGAGCGGGCGTAGCCATGCTGTCGCTCGCCACCAGCCTGCTCGGCTGCGTAGCACTGGGAATGGCGGTAGACGACACAGCTCACTTCCTGGTGGGTTACAAGCGCCGACGCGCGCGCGGCATGCAGGCCGAGGCCGCCGTTTCGGACTGCATAGCCACCCTGGGAAAGCCCATCGTGGTGACCTCCATCATGCTGTCGTCCGGTTTCCTGGTGCTGTTGCTGTCGGGCTTCGCGGCATTCCGGCAACTGGGCGCGCTGGCGGCGACGACCATGATGATCTGCCTGTTCGCCGACCTCACCCTGCTACCCGCCCTGCTGCTTCGTTTTCGGCGCTGACCTGCGCTGACGCTCAACTACGCTTGACGCCGCCAGCCCACGCAGCGGGCCGCGCGGCTCAGGGTCTCTGTTGAAGGTTCGACAACGCGAAGTCCGAGTCGGTGAGCCCCGGCTCGGGCTCGAGCAGGTCGACCACCAATCGCGAGTGGGTGTCTTCGAGCAGGTCGTGCATAGTCGAATCGGTAGCGATCCAGGTGCCTCCGAATTCGCTGATGCTGTCGTGCCGGGCCTCCATTCGCTTGGCAAGGACGTCGGCCTCGTCCCAGTACTCGGTCTTGACCGGAACGTAGTGCTCTTTCTCGAGCCAGTTCTTCGTGCGCGTGTAACTCGAGCCGGCCTCGGGTCGCATGACGGCCTCGACCACGTAGCACGACATCCCCTTTACTTCTTCGTCAGCCCGCCTGGTGTAGTCAGCGTCCTCTATGTCACCCACGCTGACGAGAAAATCCTCGAAGCTAAAATCGGTGCCTGCTATATGCTGTCCCTTCATGCTCACGCGGTGGGTACGCCCGCGCGTGGGCGAAAAAATAAACTGCTCGTCCTCGGCCTGGTCATGGTGAACAAACAGGTAGCCCGTGTGGCGGAGCTCGTAGGGTCCCGTGAACTTGACGATGGTCCGTGAGAACACGTCGTCGGTGGCCTCATCTTCTTCGTCTCGGTAGTCGAGCGCCTGCGTCCAGAAGTTGACCCGCTGCGGGTTGCCGGCCTCGTCGCTGCTGGTGGCATAACTCTCCTGGTAGCTTGATTTGAGGCGCTTGCGATTCTTGAGAAGGCGGTCGTAGAGTTCGCGCCCGGTGAGTTTTTCGCCGATCTGGCTCTGCTCTTCAACCTCGGCCGCGCTCGGGTAATCCATCGGTCCATCGGCAGCTGTGACCACCGGCGGCAACAACAGGAACAAGAGAGACAACACCGCTGTACGAAACACCATGAGTTATCCTCGCCCCCGCGCGCCCAGTTGCTCGTAGAACATATATCCAGCCGCCATCGAAAGTGCGCTCAGCAGGTGCCAGGTCGCGTGTCCTTGCAGAAAGTGATTGTCGGGGTCGCAGAACACTCGCGTAACGTCGAGCGCGGAAAAAACGCTTGCCGACGCCAGCAGCACGAGCATGACCGCGTACCAACGGTAGTCGTCGGGCCCGTCCGGGCGGCGGCTGCAGGCAATCTCCTGGCCCAGCAACACGAAGATCAGCCCCAGAACGATGAGCTGGATGGGAATCCCGAGCAGGTAGAACAGCACTACCAGCACCGAGCCAGCCGCTACCACGAAGCCCAGGTCACGAGCGATGGCCCCGCCACTGGCAGCGCCAAGGCGGGCGCGGTTAATGGCCAGCAGCAGGCCCAACCACAGGAACATCCCCACGAAATCGAGAAACTGCGTGAAAAAATTGTACGACGCGTGGTAGACGAGCGAAAACAGGCCGGTCAGCAGCATGGCAGGAGCAAACAGGCCCAGCCCGCGGCCGGTTTTGCCTTGTGAGCGCCGCCACAGCAGCAGGGCCACGAGCAGGTAGGCAATATTCGACCAGGTGTTGGCCGGCTCTACCACCCATGAACACAGGGGGGCCTCGCACCAATCCACGTTTGGCGGGGCCAGCAAACTCAGTGCCGACCAGGGACAGCCCGGCTGTAGGGGGGGCGCGTACACCGCCCCTACCTAGCAGGCAGGCGCAGCCCTATAAAGCCCCTCCCCTTTTTGACAGGCTTAACGAAGGGCCGTTATGAAGCGTCTTCCTGCCAGGCCATCCGGTAATCCAACCAGGCTCTGGTCCTCGCCGAAAGCCACCCCCCTATCATCGGCGAGCGAGGCCAGGCCAAGCCTGGCCATTTTGCTCGGCAGGGCGTGACCGTTCTCCCAGCGATTTACCGTGCTCACGGTTATGCCCAGGTGATGGGCAAGTTCTTCCTGCGTCATGTGCAGGCTGTTACGAAAGATACGTATGAGCGATCCAATATTTTCTTGTTGCATTGTCGACCCCCGTCGTTCCCGCCTCGCCGCTGCGCCAATCGCAGTCCGAAGCAGGCCGTGTAGTTAATGCAATGCTACACGCAGCAGGGGTCTCCGCTCTCGCACCCGAACGGGTATTTCTTACGCCACGCAACACACGCACGTCTTGCTGCCGCACTACACAAGGGGTTTCAGGGAGTCACGGCAGCCCCGCCGGGCCGGGTGAAGGGAATTTTCGTTAACCGTACGGTGCTTTACTCTTTCCCATAAGGGGGTGCCCCCCCCGCCGGGGTGGCCACGGGCGTTACTGCTGGGAGCGCGCGCGACCGTTTTCTAATCAAAACCTGGCAATCGCCTCACAAGCACTTTACCAACAGCGCCCATGATGATAGCCGCTGTTCCAGTCGTCTACGGGTGGCGCGCCAGTCGCGAACCTGTCGTGGTAGAAACAAGAGAGGAAAAAATGAGAGAGTACTACGCACCACTGGCCCTCGCCGCACTGATGATGCTGCCCACGCTTGGCGCC
The nucleotide sequence above comes from Candidatus Binatota bacterium. Encoded proteins:
- a CDS encoding outer membrane lipoprotein-sorting protein, with translation MVFRTAVLSLLFLLLPPVVTAADGPMDYPSAAEVEEQSQIGEKLTGRELYDRLLKNRKRLKSSYQESYATSSDEAGNPQRVNFWTQALDYRDEEDEATDDVFSRTIVKFTGPYELRHTGYLFVHHDQAEDEQFIFSPTRGRTHRVSMKGQHIAGTDFSFEDFLVSVGDIEDADYTRRADEEVKGMSCYVVEAVMRPEAGSSYTRTKNWLEKEHYVPVKTEYWDEADVLAKRMEARHDSISEFGGTWIATDSTMHDLLEDTHSRLVVDLLEPEPGLTDSDFALSNLQQRP
- a CDS encoding XRE family transcriptional regulator; the encoded protein is MQQENIGSLIRIFRNSLHMTQEELAHHLGITVSTVNRWENGHALPSKMARLGLASLADDRGVAFGEDQSLVGLPDGLAGRRFITALR